In a genomic window of Chroicocephalus ridibundus chromosome 18, bChrRid1.1, whole genome shotgun sequence:
- the LOC134525062 gene encoding olfactory receptor 14A16-like, whose protein sequence is MSNGSSITHFLLLAFADTRELQLLHFWLFLAIYLAALLGNGLIITAVACDHRLHTPMYFFLLSLALLDLGCISTTLPNAMASSLWNTRTISYLGCVAQLFLFSFLMSAEFYLLTVMAYDRYVAICKPLHYGSLLGSRACVHMAAAAWGTGFLSGLLHTANTFSLPLCQGNSLDQFFCEIPQILKVSCSHSYLREFWLLVVGACLILGCFVFIVVSYVQIFRVVLRIPSQQGRHKAFSTCLPHLVVVSLFISTATFAYLKPPSLFSPSLHLAVSVLYSVVPTAVNPLIYSVRNQELKDSLRKLINGSCTINSNLPPLLCIDPRV, encoded by the coding sequence atgtccaacggcagctccatcacccacttcctcctgctggcattcgcagacacgcgggagctgcagctcttgcacttctggctcttcctggccatctacctggctgccctcctgggcaatggcctcatcatcactgccgtagcctgtgaccaccgcctccacacccccatgtacttcttcctcctcagcctcgccctcctcgacctgggctgcatctccaccactctgcccaatgCCATGGCCAGTTCCCTCTGGAACACCAGGACCATCTCCTACTTGGGATGTGTTgctcagctctttcttttttccttcttgatgtcagcagagttttatcttctgacagtcatggcctacgaccgctatgttgccatctgcaaacccctgcactatgggtccctcctgggcagcagagcttgtgtccacatggcagcagctgcctggggaacTGGTTTTCTCAGTGGTCTTCTTcacactgccaatacattttcactgccACTCTGCCAAGGCAATAGCCtcgaccagttcttctgtgaaatcccccagatcctcaaggtctcctgctcacactcctacctcagggaattTTGGCTTCTTGTGGTTGGTGCATGTTTAAtacttggttgttttgttttcattgtagtgtcctatgtgcagatcttcagagtCGTTCTGAGGATTCCCTcgcagcagggacggcacaaagccttttccacgtgccttccTCATCTGGTCGTTGTCTCCCTGTTTATCAGCACTGccacatttgcctacctgaagcccccctccctcttttccccatccctgcatcttGCTGTGTCCGTTCTCTACTCAGTGGTGCCTACAGCAGTCAATCCCCTCATCTACAGcgtgaggaaccaggagctcaaggattcCCTGAGGAAACTCATCAACGGATCTTGCACCATCAACAGTAAtttgcctcctcttctctgcATAGATCCAAGAGTTTAG